Proteins from a genomic interval of Oleidesulfovibrio alaskensis DSM 16109:
- a CDS encoding glycosyltransferase family 2 protein yields MQPDSAAAPAVSIIMNCLNCSVHLSAALDSVLAQTFSDWEVIFWDNGSSDGSHHLVERLGDSRMRIFRNTATVPLGMARNLAIAQARGSFIAFLDCDDLWEPDKLAMQLERMHADPQTGLVCTDTQQFTGNGHPLNRIFALTPPRRGHVFAELLRGYWISMSSAMVRRSALESVAGTDRAPDGTLLYFDPRFSICEEADLFLRIAWAHKLDHVDSPLTRWRVHQNSTTFEKFELAAEETRMMCDKFTRLLPAFATQYRAEADLLHTQAAFREAVGHWKSGNAVRARNALRGRVNSMKTAAMWTLTFLPAGLYRHAAAAYMRMARFFR; encoded by the coding sequence ATGCAGCCTGATTCCGCCGCTGCTCCCGCCGTCAGCATCATCATGAACTGCCTGAACTGCAGCGTCCATCTGTCTGCGGCGCTGGACAGCGTGCTGGCGCAGACCTTCTCCGACTGGGAGGTCATATTCTGGGACAACGGTTCTTCGGACGGCAGCCATCATCTGGTGGAACGGCTTGGTGACAGCCGCATGCGCATTTTCCGGAACACGGCAACCGTACCGCTGGGCATGGCCCGCAATCTGGCCATCGCACAGGCGCGGGGCAGTTTTATCGCCTTTCTGGACTGTGACGACCTGTGGGAACCGGACAAACTGGCGATGCAGCTTGAACGCATGCACGCTGACCCGCAGACAGGTCTGGTGTGCACCGATACACAGCAGTTCACAGGGAACGGCCACCCGCTGAACAGGATATTCGCCCTTACCCCGCCCCGACGGGGCCATGTGTTTGCCGAACTGCTACGCGGATACTGGATAAGCATGTCGTCCGCCATGGTCCGCCGCAGCGCGCTGGAATCGGTGGCGGGTACGGACCGCGCCCCCGACGGCACTCTGCTGTATTTCGATCCGCGTTTTTCCATATGCGAAGAAGCCGACCTTTTTTTACGCATAGCCTGGGCGCACAAGCTTGATCATGTGGACAGCCCGCTGACGCGCTGGCGTGTGCATCAGAACAGCACGACTTTTGAAAAATTTGAACTGGCTGCGGAAGAAACCCGCATGATGTGCGACAAGTTCACCCGCCTGCTGCCAGCATTTGCCACGCAGTACCGGGCGGAAGCCGACCTGCTGCATACGCAGGCGGCATTCCGCGAAGCAGTGGGGCACTGGAAATCAGGCAATGCCGTCCGGGCGCGCAACGCGCTGCGCGGCCGCGTCAATTCCATGAAAACCGCCGCCATGTGGACGCTGACATTCCTGCCTGCGGGGCTTTACCGCCATGCCGCGGCAGCTTATATGCGCATGGCGCGTTTTTTCAGATAG
- a CDS encoding STT3 domain-containing protein: protein MTILHVSASPAAGRKQLVVLCTAAYCIALGVRLLELPGWSAYDALYKGEHLLATHDAYHWLAAATGFEFDQQHPLARMLAFLHSLTGIACGNLAFYLPAVMACLVAPLMVGWGAALGMPLAGFTAGLLTACAPGLMTRTGLGYYDTDLLISGALIVNTLVPALWLRNSLHNPLRTISAALRRSSAAEQPAPPPAAESTGPVWFAVLLCCGLFVYWQPAIHNMFNLMGKAFPGIALVLAALLGRRAAMRRTAEGLLIYIFCALAGPAGAGAAMLLWLAGRKNPRSLDRLYTGRRALFAALVLLAAATALEPAGLNYMRSAIKGYSGEKSAVVAHTLSYPSVVGSIIEAQKLSFDAFLTSVHGWTWLAAGGLALFFLLMLAEPVTALLLPLAAMGLGSVALGARFAMFAAPCFALGTAWALHLAVHGAARLAHRNAAQPLPTPYRRAAMLCSVAAACIMCWPSAQLAAALAQGPIISTRQVEALDFIRGNTPEDSMLWYWWDWGYAAQYYARRTTVADGARHSNQRIYAPAAVLTTDVPRFANQLIKYVAGAQPPVSGAFAGLDAGQTMEKLHSFYLRETQPSPPQKQYLIVSAEQLRLGAWISRFGTWDFNTRQWEETTVLAIDRPVQYSPQKGLFLIKGLDPMQAESLTVFEGTRVVNHQYPHFSGRHFVIDKDQGMILVVDRTVYNSMALQLLVNDGSNEDISRYFRLVFSNGKTKVYEVL, encoded by the coding sequence TTGACCATCCTTCACGTCTCCGCATCCCCTGCCGCAGGCCGCAAGCAGCTGGTCGTGCTGTGTACTGCCGCCTATTGCATAGCGCTGGGGGTACGGCTGCTGGAACTGCCCGGCTGGAGCGCCTATGACGCTCTGTACAAAGGTGAACACCTGCTGGCCACGCATGATGCCTATCACTGGCTGGCCGCGGCAACGGGATTTGAATTCGACCAGCAGCACCCGCTGGCCCGTATGCTGGCTTTTCTCCATTCACTCACCGGCATTGCCTGCGGCAATCTGGCCTTTTATCTGCCCGCCGTCATGGCCTGCCTTGTGGCACCGCTCATGGTCGGCTGGGGCGCCGCGCTGGGCATGCCTCTGGCCGGATTCACCGCGGGACTGCTTACGGCATGCGCCCCCGGACTGATGACCAGAACAGGGCTGGGTTATTACGATACCGACCTGCTCATTTCCGGAGCTCTCATCGTCAACACGCTGGTGCCTGCCCTCTGGCTGCGCAACAGCCTGCACAACCCGCTGCGGACCATCAGCGCCGCACTGCGCCGCTCCTCCGCCGCAGAGCAGCCCGCCCCCCCGCCGGCTGCGGAAAGCACCGGCCCGGTATGGTTCGCCGTATTGCTCTGCTGCGGGCTGTTTGTGTACTGGCAGCCGGCCATCCACAACATGTTCAACCTGATGGGCAAAGCCTTTCCGGGCATCGCCCTTGTGCTTGCCGCCCTGCTGGGACGCCGTGCCGCCATGCGCCGCACGGCGGAGGGGTTGCTCATATACATATTCTGCGCTCTTGCCGGTCCCGCCGGCGCCGGGGCAGCCATGCTGCTGTGGCTTGCCGGCCGTAAAAATCCCCGCTCGCTGGACAGGCTGTACACGGGCAGGCGCGCCCTGTTTGCGGCGCTTGTGCTGCTGGCGGCCGCCACTGCGCTTGAGCCTGCCGGTCTCAACTACATGCGCAGCGCCATCAAAGGCTATTCCGGTGAAAAAAGCGCCGTGGTGGCCCATACCCTGAGTTATCCTTCCGTGGTGGGCAGCATCATCGAAGCACAGAAACTCTCCTTCGACGCGTTCCTCACCAGCGTTCACGGCTGGACATGGCTTGCCGCGGGCGGACTTGCACTCTTTTTTCTGCTTATGCTTGCAGAACCCGTGACCGCTCTGCTGCTGCCTCTGGCGGCCATGGGACTGGGCAGTGTGGCGCTGGGTGCGCGTTTTGCCATGTTCGCGGCTCCGTGTTTTGCACTGGGCACAGCGTGGGCTCTGCATCTTGCCGTTCACGGTGCGGCCCGTCTGGCACACCGCAACGCGGCGCAGCCGCTGCCGACGCCGTACAGGCGCGCCGCCATGCTGTGTTCGGTGGCAGCCGCATGCATCATGTGCTGGCCTTCGGCACAGCTTGCCGCCGCGCTGGCGCAAGGTCCCATCATTTCCACCCGTCAGGTGGAAGCGCTGGACTTCATCCGCGGCAACACGCCGGAAGACTCCATGCTGTGGTACTGGTGGGACTGGGGGTACGCCGCACAATATTACGCCAGACGCACCACCGTGGCAGACGGAGCGCGCCACTCCAACCAGCGCATCTACGCCCCTGCCGCGGTGCTGACCACCGACGTGCCCCGCTTTGCCAACCAGCTCATCAAATACGTGGCCGGTGCGCAGCCTCCCGTTTCCGGCGCATTTGCCGGACTTGATGCCGGTCAGACCATGGAGAAGCTGCACTCTTTCTATCTGCGCGAGACACAGCCGTCCCCGCCGCAGAAACAGTACCTCATCGTTTCCGCGGAACAGCTGCGGCTGGGAGCATGGATCAGCCGCTTCGGCACATGGGATTTCAACACCCGGCAGTGGGAAGAGACAACGGTGCTGGCCATCGACCGTCCGGTGCAGTACAGCCCGCAGAAAGGCCTGTTCCTCATAAAGGGGCTTGATCCCATGCAGGCGGAATCCCTGACCGTGTTTGAGGGTACCCGGGTTGTCAATCACCAGTATCCGCATTTCAGCGGCAGACATTTTGTCATCGACAAGGATCAGGGGATGATTCTGGTCGTGGACAGGACCGTATACAACAGCATGGCACTGCAGCTGCTTGTCAACGACGGTTCCAACGAGGATATCAGCCGGTACTTCCGGCTTGTGTTCAGCAACGGCAAGACCAAGGTGTACGAAGTGCTGTAG
- a CDS encoding DNA-3-methyladenine glycosylase I encodes MNAPAHDTRCPWARTPEETAYHDHEWGVPVRDDRRHFEFLVLEGAQAGLSWLTVLRRREGYRSAFAGFDPAAVAAFDESRMAALQQDTRIIRNRLKIASAVRNARAFLRVQEEFGSYDSYIWRFTGGRPVQNQWRSIEEVPATTPLSDRISRDMKQRGFNFVGSTIVYALMQATGMVNDHLVTCPRHAPVRALGEGM; translated from the coding sequence ATGAATGCGCCTGCGCACGATACGCGCTGCCCGTGGGCCAGAACACCGGAGGAAACAGCGTACCATGACCACGAGTGGGGCGTTCCGGTACGCGACGACCGCAGACATTTCGAGTTTCTTGTACTGGAAGGGGCGCAGGCAGGATTGAGCTGGCTGACAGTCCTGCGCAGGCGCGAAGGCTACCGCAGCGCATTTGCCGGATTCGATCCCGCAGCCGTGGCGGCTTTTGACGAATCGCGCATGGCCGCCCTGCAGCAGGATACGCGCATCATCCGCAACAGGCTGAAAATAGCCTCGGCGGTGCGCAACGCCCGTGCCTTTCTCAGAGTGCAGGAAGAATTCGGCTCGTATGACAGCTACATATGGCGGTTTACCGGGGGACGTCCCGTACAGAACCAATGGCGGAGCATAGAAGAGGTACCCGCCACCACTCCGCTGTCCGACCGCATAAGCAGGGACATGAAGCAACGCGGCTTCAATTTTGTGGGCAGCACCATTGTGTATGCGCTCATGCAGGCGACCGGAATGGTCAACGACCATCTGGTCACATGCCCCCGCCATGCCCCCGTGCGTGCGCTGGGCGAAGGCATGTGA
- a CDS encoding DegT/DnrJ/EryC1/StrS family aminotransferase, with protein MSDSNRHNAPLRLSRSVVGREEAEAVTRIIMEEGYLGMGAEVQRLEAEIAAYLGVAAANVSCVNTGTAALHLAVQAAVPQGGEVLVQSVTYVASFQAIRAAGAVPVACEALPASVTIDLDDAARRLTPRTRAIMPVHYAGYAGDLDAVYAFADRHGLRVIEDAAHAFGSSHRGRLIGSFGDIVCFSFDGIKNITCGEGGAIVSADPAVNAAVKDARLLGVERDTEKRFAGQRSWNFDVTAQGWRYHMSNIMAAIGRVQLRRLPQEFAPARRRLSALYRELLQDTPGVALLETDAEGTVPHIMAVRITDGRRDTLRGLLDGEGLTTGLHYRPNHLHTLFGGASRSLPVSERLEKELLTLPLHPALSEDDVRAVCTRLRTFMQENR; from the coding sequence ATGAGCGATTCCAACCGTCACAACGCCCCGTTGCGCCTTTCCCGTTCCGTGGTGGGCAGGGAGGAGGCCGAGGCCGTCACCCGCATCATCATGGAAGAAGGCTATCTGGGCATGGGGGCCGAGGTTCAGCGCCTTGAAGCGGAAATTGCCGCCTATCTGGGTGTGGCTGCCGCCAATGTAAGCTGCGTGAACACCGGCACCGCCGCGTTGCACCTTGCCGTGCAGGCTGCCGTGCCGCAGGGCGGCGAGGTGCTGGTCCAGTCCGTCACCTATGTGGCTTCTTTTCAGGCCATACGCGCCGCCGGAGCGGTTCCCGTGGCCTGCGAGGCTCTGCCCGCAAGCGTGACCATTGATCTGGACGACGCCGCCCGCCGTCTGACGCCGCGCACCAGAGCCATCATGCCGGTGCACTATGCAGGCTATGCGGGAGATCTGGATGCCGTATACGCCTTTGCGGACAGACACGGGCTGCGCGTCATCGAAGACGCCGCCCATGCTTTCGGCAGCAGCCACAGAGGACGGCTCATCGGGTCATTCGGCGATATTGTGTGCTTCAGCTTTGACGGTATCAAAAACATCACCTGCGGCGAAGGCGGCGCCATTGTCAGCGCAGACCCCGCCGTTAACGCCGCGGTAAAAGACGCCCGGCTGCTGGGGGTCGAACGGGACACGGAAAAACGGTTCGCCGGTCAGCGCAGCTGGAATTTTGATGTGACGGCGCAAGGCTGGCGGTATCATATGAGCAACATCATGGCCGCCATCGGCAGAGTGCAGCTGCGCCGCCTGCCGCAGGAGTTCGCTCCGGCCCGCCGCAGACTGAGCGCCCTGTACAGGGAACTGCTGCAGGATACCCCCGGGGTGGCCCTGCTGGAGACCGATGCCGAAGGCACGGTGCCGCACATCATGGCCGTGCGCATCACCGACGGCCGCCGCGACACCCTGCGCGGACTGCTGGACGGCGAAGGCCTGACCACAGGTCTGCATTACCGCCCCAACCACCTGCACACCCTGTTCGGAGGCGCAAGCCGGTCGCTGCCCGTCAGTGAACGGCTGGAAAAGGAACTGCTCACCCTGCCGCTGCATCCGGCCCTTTCCGAGGACGACGTACGCGCCGTATGCACGCGGCTGCGCACATTCATGCAGGAGAACCGCTGA
- a CDS encoding glycine cleavage system protein R, producing the protein MNKVVVSIIGRDRPGIVNTVAQRLHELDCDIVEVSQTILEGAFAALFIAGLPERLTVEALRDALTTHMAWQGLGCFIREHEAGAGAAQQSDPFVVTLDGPDSKGLVSGITGVMSGCGVNIENLKAIKRQNTGNALIMFEISVPHSVNNAEFRTALEHKAAELGVRVSLQHRDIFEAIHRVLPV; encoded by the coding sequence ATGAACAAAGTTGTCGTTTCCATCATCGGACGTGACCGCCCCGGCATAGTGAACACCGTGGCGCAGCGTCTGCATGAACTTGACTGCGATATTGTAGAGGTCAGCCAGACCATTCTTGAGGGAGCGTTCGCGGCGCTGTTCATAGCCGGTCTTCCCGAACGCCTCACCGTGGAGGCGCTGCGCGATGCGCTGACCACGCACATGGCATGGCAGGGGCTGGGCTGCTTCATACGCGAACATGAAGCAGGCGCCGGTGCGGCGCAGCAGTCCGACCCGTTTGTTGTCACACTGGACGGCCCCGACAGCAAGGGACTTGTTTCCGGCATCACGGGCGTCATGAGCGGATGCGGCGTAAACATTGAAAACCTGAAGGCCATCAAACGGCAGAATACAGGCAATGCGCTCATCATGTTCGAAATTTCCGTGCCGCATTCTGTAAACAATGCAGAGTTCAGAACCGCGCTGGAACACAAGGCGGCGGAACTGGGTGTGCGCGTAAGTCTGCAACACCGCGATATTTTTGAAGCCATACACCGCGTGCTGCCCGTATAG
- a CDS encoding YbaY family lipoprotein, translating to MATSLPAALPAALAALRSRVRTAICAAMLCAAALLLTACAAAQKTETPAPDNLGTVSGTVLYRERIILPPDAELTVRLLDVSRADAPAQALGVQTMALAGPPPYAFRVAYDPQSIDPRHSYAVAAEIRSGGRLLFITDTRHAVLTRGAAGTAQLVLKAVGP from the coding sequence ATGGCCACATCACTGCCCGCTGCCCTGCCCGCAGCACTGGCGGCCCTGCGCAGCCGAGTCCGCACCGCCATATGCGCCGCAATGCTTTGCGCCGCGGCCCTGCTGCTGACGGCTTGTGCCGCCGCACAGAAGACGGAGACCCCCGCGCCTGACAATCTCGGAACAGTCAGCGGCACCGTGCTGTACAGAGAACGCATCATACTGCCGCCGGATGCGGAACTGACCGTACGGCTGCTTGATGTTTCGCGTGCCGATGCTCCCGCACAGGCGCTCGGAGTGCAGACCATGGCCCTTGCCGGTCCGCCGCCGTATGCATTCCGCGTGGCCTATGACCCGCAAAGCATCGACCCCCGCCACAGCTATGCGGTGGCAGCAGAAATCCGCTCCGGCGGCAGGCTGCTGTTCATCACCGACACGCGGCATGCAGTGCTCACGCGGGGCGCTGCCGGTACGGCGCAGCTTGTGCTGAAGGCGGTCGGCCCATGA
- a CDS encoding AraC family transcriptional regulator → MLYTAAKGNSIMQEHAHETYRMRIMRAILWLEEHMNEAVSLDDMAAQAHFSPYHFHRIFRGVAGESVMAYIRRLRLEKAVHRLAYGSASVTDIAFDAGYEAHEAFSRAFRAQFGMSPSALRRHVRKAGMIPAGVLGESAMTKVVAGFTLESLGLEPEVKVLAPVRVAFVRHTGPYAQCEAAWKTLCDWAFPQGLVTAQTQFMGICYDDPEVTAPDKIRYDACISVPDNVQAEHPVAIREVEGGEYVCAVWKGPYTGLTNAYAALCGQWGGRSGREFRAAPSVEVYLNDCTSTPEQELLTEIRMPLMPR, encoded by the coding sequence ATGCTGTATACCGCTGCAAAGGGAAACAGCATTATGCAGGAACACGCGCACGAGACATACCGCATGCGTATCATGCGGGCCATACTGTGGCTGGAAGAGCATATGAACGAGGCTGTGAGTCTTGATGATATGGCCGCGCAGGCTCATTTTTCACCGTACCACTTCCACCGGATATTCCGCGGAGTGGCGGGAGAATCGGTGATGGCCTACATACGGCGGCTGAGGCTGGAAAAGGCGGTGCACCGTCTGGCTTACGGCAGCGCTTCAGTGACCGACATCGCCTTTGATGCCGGATACGAAGCGCATGAAGCATTCAGCAGAGCTTTCAGGGCACAGTTCGGCATGTCTCCCTCCGCGCTGCGCAGGCATGTGCGAAAAGCGGGAATGATTCCCGCCGGAGTTCTGGGAGAATCCGCCATGACCAAAGTGGTAGCCGGTTTCACGTTGGAAAGTCTGGGGCTGGAGCCTGAAGTGAAGGTTCTGGCTCCTGTCCGGGTGGCCTTTGTCAGACACACCGGCCCGTATGCGCAATGCGAGGCTGCCTGGAAAACCCTGTGCGACTGGGCGTTTCCGCAAGGGCTGGTGACGGCACAGACACAGTTTATGGGCATCTGCTACGATGACCCCGAAGTGACCGCACCGGATAAAATCCGTTACGATGCCTGCATATCGGTGCCGGATAATGTGCAGGCTGAGCATCCTGTGGCCATACGCGAGGTGGAAGGCGGCGAATATGTATGCGCCGTGTGGAAAGGCCCCTACACAGGGCTGACCAATGCCTATGCCGCGTTGTGCGGGCAATGGGGCGGCCGTTCCGGCAGAGAATTCCGCGCAGCGCCCAGTGTCGAGGTGTATCTTAATGACTGCACATCAACGCCGGAACAGGAGTTGCTGACGGAAATCCGCATGCCGCTGATGCCGCGCTGA